The genomic DNA GCATCCTGTGCTTTCtggtttcctccagcccagggccccTATCTCAGATGATTTACCCGAGGCAAAGCCCAGGATGACCACGGCCATCAGCCAGCAGAATCTCATCAGATCGCCAAAAATCATctagagggaaggaagagaagggaaaccAGCTGCACACCAGTCTTTTGAGCAACCGCCCCTTATAGCCTCTAAGAGGTCTAACCCTGAGAAGTCCAACAGCTCTGCCCTCTAGCATAGGGGAGGGGCTGGCCAACTATGGCCTGCCGACCAAATTGCTGGATCAATTTTGGTATGGCCCTTGAGtgagaattttacattttttagatgattgaaaaaaaattttaaagggggaagagaagaagaagatcAAAGAGATTATATACATGTTGGCCTTGCAAGcctggtagggaagattccctggagaaggaaatggcaacccactccagtgttcttgcctgggaaatcccatggtcagaggagcctggcaggctatagtccatggggtcgcaaagagtcagacatgacttatagactaaaccaccactgcaaGCCTGAGGTCTCTCTGATCTGATGCTTTTCAGAAATGTTTGCAGCCCCTGCTCTGGGACCTTTCTATAGAAAGTTTGGGAGGAGGCACTGACCTTCTGGATCATGATGGTGAAGGGGCCCAGCATCTGGAATCCTCGTGCAAAGTACATGACGCTGCACCAGCCCAGCACCAGGGCGAAGGACATGGGTACCACCTCCCCGCTGGTGTTGGTGAGCCGCATCACCATGGTCACCAGCACCATGCAGGAATAGGTGATGCTGgggggagagtggggagggggccaTGAGAGGGAGCCTGGGGTGATCCTGAGGATCCAAGAGCGAGGGCGTGTTGAAAGTGCTACCCACATACTCAGCTTCAAGCTCCATACACAGGGTCACACACACATCACAGCCAGGCCTCTGGAGCTGGGGTTCTCCAGAGGCCAGGGATCCAGGGAGTTAAACTGGAGTCTTAGTGAGAAAGGGGTAGGGGGTGAGAGGAAAATAGACTCACAAGAGGACGTGGAATGGTCCTCCGAGGATGGTCTGTCCGAAGACGCGACTGAGCCCCACTCGGAAAATGTCTGTAATCTGGGGAGAGGCCGGGAAGACACCAAGTGCTTGTAAACTGAAGCTCTGACTGTATCCCTGGGGCACACAGCTCACCCCCAGATCCCCGCTGCACTCACCTCTATGAACAGGATGATGACAGCTCCAAAGATGCTCACCAGCTCCCCCACCAGTCGGAGGTGGTCCTGGTGGGTCACATAGGCCTCCTGAAAGGAAAGGTATGGTCAGAGGACTCAGGGCTTCCCTCCATCTGCCCTGCCCACCCTTGGGTGCAAGTCCGCCTCCTTGTCTAGGGACACCAGTCGCTCGGATTCTTTTCAACCTGTGAGGTGTGGCTGTCTCAAACTCTGCGCTTAGAGCACCGGTATGTTTCTGTGTGCATGTCTTTGAGTTTGTGCCTGTGTAGTTGAGATCTGGGCAAGGAGAGAAATGGTGGTGAGCTAGGAACGTGACACATGTCTGAAAAATGGCAGAGGGCTGGATACCCGCCACCCCAAAGCTCTGCTAGTCCTTGGGGGTCACCTGAAGTGGCTTCTGCTCCCAGATGGTGTTGTCCCGGGGGTCAGTTTCATTGTCAGTCCTGGGCTTGAGGGGGCGGTACACACAGCACATGGTGAAGCAGACGATGTAGAGCAGGTACATGGCTGCCAGCACGCAGAAGTACGGCCGCCCATATCTCTTCCACTTGAGGGTCACCAGCTCCTTCACTGGCGTCTGGTCTAGGATCTGGCGAGCCTGCAGCAGAAAGAGAAGGCAGCAAGCGGCTCAGAGCCCCTGCTTCCCGTCCCTAGTGGCTCCCTAGCCTGAggaccagccccacccccacccacccacccaccataCCTCCCGCTTCTTGGAGGTGACGATAAGTTCCAGCAGGGATAGCTCCTCCCCTGAGGAGTCGATTTCCGTGAGGTCATAGAGAGTAGAGGTCAGCGGTCCACATGTCCACTGGATGTACTTCTGCTTCTGCACCAGGTTCTGGAACATCTAAAGTTGGGGATGGGGGAGCAAGTGAGTGAGGAGGAGCAAGCCAAGGGGACCGTCCTGGGGTGTGGATGGGACGCTTGCCCAGAAGGACCGCTGCACCCTTGAAAGGGGGCTCACTCTTCACTCAAAGATCGCAGCCTTGTGGACAAAAGAACCCTTCTCCATATCAGCCTCCTAGTTCATCCTCTTCCCCCATAACTCCCTCTAGAGCTTGGAAAGAGGAGGTGcgagggggcagggcaggggaacATGGGCGTTACAGACCACCCTGGGGACGGGATCTAGACCCTTGCAGCCCCTAACGACTCGGGGCAGAGAaagtgggagagaaagaagaTGCGACACAGGGGCAGAGAAGGAAATTCCAATCGAAGCTGAAAATAGGGCCTCAGCATTGGGGAGGACCATTCACATCTACTTCTTCAAAGGGCCAGAAGTGTAAGAAGAAGGGTCAGGAGAAGGACCCCGTGGGCCTGGGGGAGGGCCCCTCACCACAGTGTTGCCCTCCACTCCGGCCAGCTTGAAGGGGGTGAGGCCCTGGTGATTGAGCATGAGGTCCAGGGACTGCAGGTGGTCCCCTCGCCTGTCGTAGGACAGCAGCAGGTTGTACATCTGGCAGGCAAAGGTTTTGTTGGGCTGGAGGACGAGGATGTGCAACACTGTGTTTCCTGGGAGAGGACACGGGGTGTCACGTGACCCCTGGGACCAGAGTCCCTGCCGTTCCCCaggaccaccccccaccccgggggGGCCTGAGGGcggtcccagcccctcccctctcccctgccacccccagcctcccctgccaCCTCCAGCCCAGCTCTTACCCAGGGAGTCCTGGGCCCGGATGTCAGCACCGTGCTCAATGAGCAGCCTCACAATCTCCTCGCTGCCCATGCAGGCGGCAAAGGACAGAGGGTGCTCCCCTGGGGAGGCAGAGGCCTGGGCGTGAGATGCAGGCGGGGAGGGGCGGTGTCTCCAAGCAACCGCCACTCCCTCCCCTGTCTCCGCTCTGGGCCTAGGGCCCCTTGTCAGCAGGACCAGAGGCGGGGATGCTGGAGGGGACCTGGGGTGTGGGTGGAGGCTTGGCTCTGGCCTTTGGCCTTATGAGGGCCGACCTCTCCCAGTCTCCCCAGGCACAGGGCCTCCTCAGCCCACCCTCCCTTGACTGGtgcccacccccatcctcccagCCCCGGTCCTGCTCTCACCAAAGTAGATGAGGTTGTGAGGAGTGAGGCGGAAGGCGGAGCCTATAGCCCTCGCAGAGACGCTGGCCCCATGGGCGAGCAGGGCTTTCACAAGGTTCACATTCCGGTTCATGACTGCTATGTGCAGGGCCGTCTGACCTGGACAAGAGAGCTCTTGGCTTGGGCTCTGCCCTAGGATCCAGGTAGGGGTCCCTCCTATCTTCACAGAATCCTGCAGGGGGACCCTCCTGTCTCCACCAGGTCAGTCTTTCTGGGGGAGGATGAGACAGGGGTGGGGGCCTGGTGGGGCTCCCAGGGGCCCCCAGTGCTGCCTGCCTTATCCTACTCtagtggtttagtcgccaagtcgtgtctgactcttgcaaccccatgcactgtagcgcaccaggctcctctgtccatgggattctccaggcaagaagactggagtgggttgccatttcctcctctaggggagcttcccaatccaggaatcaaacatgggtctcctgcattgcaggcagattctttacctactgaacgACAAGGGAATCCTTCCTACCCTAGGTCTCTCCATTTCAGAGGTGCTCAACCTCTGAAATGCTCAAACAAGGGGCACCGAGAATGCCGAGGAAGAAGGGACAGAAGAGGGAGGTGAAGAGAAGGGGGCCCAGATTCCCTCTTGGTTTCCccagactgctgctactgctgctaagtcacttcagtcgtgtccgactctgtgcgaccccatagatggcagcccaccaggctcccccgtccctgggattctctaggcaagaccactggagtcggttgccatttccttctccaatgcatgaaagtgaaaagtgaaagtgaagtcactcagtagtatctgactcttaacaaccccatggactgcagcctaccaggctcctccatccatgggattttccaggtccACCACCAAGGTCATGCTTCCCTCCATCCCAGACCCTCAGCCCCTCACCTTCATACAGCTCAGATGTCATGGGCTCCTTGACCAGCTCCGGGGCAGCCTCCATCAGCACCGTGGCAGCCTCCAGGTTGTCATAGAGGGCGGCCACGTGCAGTGCCGTCTCCCCCATGGCTCCTGGCATTGACAAAAAGCAGAGTCACGTGGCCTCTCTGGAGCAGGGGAAGGGGGCCCATAGAGAATTGGGGGCCCACAGCAGAAGGCCCTGGGCTATACCAGCaggaggagtgggaggagggcCATGGGCACAGGGCTGACCCAGCTGGAAATTCTCCTTACCTTTCTGGTGGACGTCACAGGCCTCATACTTGAGCAGCTTGCTCAGAGCCTGGATGTCGTTCTCTTTGGCGGCTAGCAAGAGCGGAGACTCCCAGATCCTATAAGGGAGGGGAGTGGGCCCGGTTGGGAAGAAAGGTGGGCGGCTTTGCTCAGTCTCACACCTCAGTGGCAATGAACCCCGAACCCGGAGGTCCCTCATCCAGAGAGGTGGGGCCTCTATCAGGGGAGGGGCTGCCTGAGCGCTCAGCTCTCTTTCTCTGACCGAGTGGTTAATCCAAGGCAACTTTTTCATAGTTTGCATGAGTTAAATCGAAGGCAACTTTTTCATAGTCTGTGTGAGCTAAATCCAAGACAACTTTTCCATAGTTTCCATGAGCTAAATCCAAGACGACTTTCCATAGTTTGTGTGTGTTAAGTGTCAAGACAGctttcctttcctctgtgtgtgtgtgtgtgtgtgtgtgtgtgtgtgtatgtgatctGTGCACATCAGGTGGAGAGGAAGGAGTTTCAGCTAAATGCTTGTTTACCTCCTGACCTATTTGGCCGCTGGAGCAACCC from Bos mutus isolate GX-2022 chromosome 4, NWIPB_WYAK_1.1, whole genome shotgun sequence includes the following:
- the TRPV6 gene encoding transient receptor potential cation channel subfamily V member 6; protein product: MGLPLPKEKGHILCLWRKLCRWFQRQEPWAQRRDEQNLLQQRRIWESPLLLAAKENDIQALSKLLKYEACDVHQKGAMGETALHVAALYDNLEAATVLMEAAPELVKEPMTSELYEGQTALHIAVMNRNVNLVKALLAHGASVSARAIGSAFRLTPHNLIYFGEHPLSFAACMGSEEIVRLLIEHGADIRAQDSLGNTVLHILVLQPNKTFACQMYNLLLSYDRRGDHLQSLDLMLNHQGLTPFKLAGVEGNTVMFQNLVQKQKYIQWTCGPLTSTLYDLTEIDSSGEELSLLELIVTSKKREARQILDQTPVKELVTLKWKRYGRPYFCVLAAMYLLYIVCFTMCCVYRPLKPRTDNETDPRDNTIWEQKPLQEAYVTHQDHLRLVGELVSIFGAVIILFIEITDIFRVGLSRVFGQTILGGPFHVLFITYSCMVLVTMVMRLTNTSGEVVPMSFALVLGWCSVMYFARGFQMLGPFTIMIQKMIFGDLMRFCWLMAVVILGFASAFFIIFQTEDPNELGHFYSYPMALFSTFELFLTIIDGPANYDVDLPFMYSITYAAFAIIAALLMLNLLIAMMGDTHWRVAHERDELWRAQVVATTVMLEKKLPRCLWPRSGICGHKFGLGDRWFLRVEEKQDINQQRVRRYAQAFCHPGSEDDTERLWLGGPFGTHLSLLTPSVSRSTSRSSINWERLRQGTLKRELRGVVNKALEDGEGWEYQI